The following proteins come from a genomic window of Streptomyces sp. NBC_00539:
- a CDS encoding VOC family protein, producing MTTTTAALRTGHVGLNVTDLERSLAFYRDALGFGLLGEGKEDGRRFAFLGRDGELVLTLWQQADDPYAPRAAGLHHLAFSAGAIEEVRAYEERLRGLGVDFAYEGVVAHREGAASGGIFFHDPDGTRLEISVPTGAEGAPAPVESAPTCGFF from the coding sequence ATGACCACCACCACCGCCGCCCTCCGCACCGGGCACGTGGGCCTCAACGTCACCGACCTGGAGCGCTCGCTCGCCTTCTACCGCGACGCCCTGGGCTTCGGTCTGCTCGGCGAGGGCAAGGAGGACGGGCGCCGCTTCGCCTTCCTGGGCCGGGACGGCGAGCTCGTCCTCACCCTCTGGCAGCAGGCGGACGACCCGTACGCCCCGCGGGCGGCCGGACTGCACCACCTCGCCTTCTCCGCCGGAGCGATCGAGGAAGTGCGGGCGTACGAGGAGCGGCTGCGCGGCCTGGGCGTCGACTTCGCCTACGAGGGCGTCGTCGCCCACCGCGAGGGCGCGGCCTCGGGCGGGATCTTCTTCCACGACCCGGACGGCACCCGCCTGGAGATCTCCGTGCCGACCGGCGCCGAGGGTGCTCCCGCACCCGTCGAATCCGCTCCCACCTGCGGTTTCTTCTAA
- a CDS encoding mycothiol-dependent nitroreductase Rv2466c family protein has product MADTQVRGKTPVDFWFDPLCPWAWMTSRWMLEVEKVRDVEVRWHVMSLAVLNENKLEELPERYREILGPKGWAPVRVVIAAQQKHGDEYTGKLYTALGTRIHNEDKGATREVIAEALEEVGLPAELLAYADSDEYDEVLRASHNNGIERVGQEVGTPVISVPGADGGEVAFFGPVVTPAPRGEAAARLWDGTLMVASTPGFYEIKRTRTQGPVFE; this is encoded by the coding sequence ATGGCCGACACGCAGGTGCGCGGGAAGACCCCGGTCGATTTCTGGTTCGACCCGCTCTGCCCGTGGGCGTGGATGACCTCGCGCTGGATGCTCGAAGTCGAGAAGGTGCGCGACGTCGAGGTCCGCTGGCACGTGATGAGCCTCGCCGTCCTCAACGAGAACAAGCTCGAAGAGCTGCCCGAGCGTTACCGCGAGATCCTCGGCCCCAAGGGCTGGGCGCCGGTGCGCGTGGTCATAGCCGCCCAGCAGAAGCACGGTGACGAGTACACCGGCAAGCTCTACACGGCCCTCGGCACCCGCATCCACAACGAGGACAAGGGCGCGACCCGCGAGGTCATCGCGGAGGCGCTGGAGGAGGTCGGCCTCCCGGCCGAGCTGCTCGCCTACGCCGACTCCGACGAGTACGACGAGGTGCTGCGCGCCTCCCACAACAACGGCATCGAGCGCGTCGGCCAGGAGGTCGGCACCCCGGTGATCTCCGTACCGGGCGCCGACGGCGGCGAGGTGGCGTTCTTCGGGCCGGTCGTGACGCCGGCCCCGCGCGGCGAGGCCGCCGCCCGGCTGTGGGACGGCACGCTGATGGTCGCGTCCACCCCCGGCTTCTACGAGATCAAGCGCACCCGCACCCAGGGGCCCGTCTTCGAGTAG
- the pepN gene encoding aminopeptidase N gives MPGENLSRDEARERAELLSVDAYEVSLDLRSAVDEAEPADAPRTFRSVTTIRFRAATADGSTFADLIAPSVNRITLNGRELDPAAVFDGSRIALDGLAAENVLVVDANCAYSRTGEGMHRFVDPEDGEVYLYTQYEPADARRVYANFEQPDLKAPYRFEVTAPEGWQVWSNGVEESREGQTRRFAETEPISTYITCVVAGPYHYVTDTYTRGDLTIPLGAMCRKGLAKHFDADDVFLVTKQGFDLFHELFDYPYPFGKYDQAFVPEYNLGAMENPGMVTFREEYIFRGKVTQASYERRANVILHEMAHMWFGDLVTMKWWDDLWLKESFADFMGSFGLVEATRFDQAWVTFANNRKAWAYRADQLPSTHPITADIPDLEAAKLNFDGITYAKGAAVLKQLVAYVGREAFLEGARRYFKANAYGNTTLGDLLSVLGEVSGRDMAEWSRAWLQTAGVNALAPVVTYGPDGRIDELAVVQEGDELRPHRVAVGLYRLEDGALVRYARTEADVAGARTTVAELAGQERPDLILVNDDDLTYCKIRFDEGSLATLRTHLGGVRDPLARALCWSALWNLTRDALMPARDFVSLVLAHSGRESDLGVLQMLHHQALTAVTHYAAPEWREQGGRVLSAVALQELRFSEPASEHQLIWARFFAAGATTEGDFQLLLGLLDGSAQIDGLEVDQELRWDFLLPLTAHGAVDEGLLAAELARDDTASGRRHHVRCLAARPSAAVKDQAWAAVVESDALSNALVEATIAGMQQSSQRALLAPYTERYFEAIERVWAQRSIQIGMDVVKGLYPALQDSRATLEATDAWLAAHESAPPALRRLVVESRDDLARALRAQACDAGAADGAATAG, from the coding sequence GTGCCCGGAGAGAATCTGTCCCGTGACGAGGCCCGCGAACGGGCCGAGCTGCTGTCCGTCGACGCGTACGAGGTGTCCCTCGACCTGAGGTCGGCGGTGGACGAGGCCGAACCGGCGGACGCCCCGCGGACCTTCCGGTCGGTGACGACGATCCGCTTCCGGGCCGCGACCGCGGACGGCTCGACGTTCGCCGACCTGATCGCCCCGTCGGTGAACAGGATCACCCTGAACGGGCGCGAACTGGACCCGGCCGCCGTCTTCGACGGCTCGCGGATCGCCCTGGACGGCCTCGCCGCCGAGAACGTCCTGGTGGTCGACGCGAACTGCGCCTACAGCCGCACCGGCGAGGGCATGCACCGCTTCGTGGACCCGGAGGACGGCGAGGTCTACCTGTACACCCAGTACGAGCCGGCCGACGCCCGGCGGGTGTACGCCAACTTCGAGCAGCCGGACTTGAAGGCGCCCTACCGCTTCGAGGTCACCGCGCCCGAGGGCTGGCAGGTGTGGAGCAACGGGGTCGAGGAGTCCCGGGAGGGGCAGACCCGCCGCTTCGCCGAGACCGAGCCGATCTCCACGTACATCACCTGCGTGGTGGCGGGCCCGTACCACTACGTCACGGACACCTACACGCGCGGGGACCTGACGATCCCGCTCGGCGCGATGTGCCGCAAGGGCCTGGCGAAGCACTTCGACGCGGACGACGTCTTCCTCGTCACGAAGCAGGGCTTCGACCTGTTCCACGAGCTGTTCGACTACCCGTACCCGTTCGGCAAGTACGACCAGGCCTTCGTGCCGGAGTACAACCTGGGCGCGATGGAGAACCCGGGCATGGTGACCTTCCGGGAGGAGTACATCTTCCGCGGGAAGGTCACGCAGGCCTCCTACGAGCGGCGCGCGAACGTCATCCTGCACGAGATGGCGCACATGTGGTTCGGCGACCTGGTCACCATGAAGTGGTGGGACGACCTGTGGCTCAAGGAGTCCTTCGCCGACTTCATGGGCTCGTTCGGGCTGGTCGAGGCGACCCGGTTCGACCAGGCATGGGTGACCTTCGCCAACAACCGCAAGGCGTGGGCCTACCGGGCCGACCAGCTGCCCTCCACCCACCCGATCACGGCCGACATCCCCGACCTGGAGGCCGCGAAGCTGAACTTCGACGGCATCACCTACGCCAAGGGCGCGGCGGTGCTCAAGCAGCTCGTCGCGTACGTCGGGCGGGAGGCGTTCCTGGAGGGCGCGCGGCGCTACTTCAAGGCGAACGCCTACGGGAACACCACCCTCGGCGACCTGCTGTCGGTGCTCGGGGAGGTCTCGGGCCGGGACATGGCCGAGTGGTCGCGGGCGTGGCTGCAGACGGCCGGCGTGAACGCGCTGGCGCCGGTGGTGACCTACGGCCCGGACGGCCGGATCGACGAGCTCGCGGTGGTCCAGGAGGGGGACGAGCTGCGCCCGCACCGCGTCGCGGTGGGCCTGTACCGGCTGGAGGACGGCGCCCTGGTGCGGTACGCGCGGACCGAGGCGGACGTCGCCGGGGCGCGGACGACGGTGGCCGAACTGGCCGGGCAGGAGCGGCCCGACCTGATCCTGGTCAACGACGACGACCTCACCTACTGCAAGATCCGCTTCGACGAGGGGTCGCTGGCGACGCTGCGCACCCACCTGGGCGGCGTACGGGACCCCCTCGCCCGGGCGCTGTGCTGGTCGGCGCTGTGGAACCTGACGCGCGACGCCCTGATGCCGGCCCGCGACTTCGTCTCGCTGGTCCTGGCCCACTCGGGCCGGGAGAGCGACCTGGGGGTGCTCCAGATGCTGCACCACCAGGCGTTGACGGCCGTCACCCACTACGCGGCGCCCGAGTGGCGCGAGCAGGGCGGGCGGGTGCTGTCGGCGGTCGCGTTGCAGGAGCTGCGCTTCTCGGAGCCCGCGTCCGAGCACCAGCTGATCTGGGCCCGGTTCTTCGCGGCGGGTGCCACCACCGAGGGCGACTTCCAGCTGCTGCTGGGGCTGCTCGACGGTTCGGCGCAGATCGACGGGCTGGAGGTCGACCAGGAGCTGCGCTGGGACTTCCTGCTGCCGCTGACCGCGCACGGGGCGGTGGACGAGGGCCTCCTGGCCGCGGAGCTGGCGCGTGACGACACGGCGTCGGGCCGCCGCCACCACGTGCGGTGCCTGGCGGCCCGGCCGTCGGCGGCGGTGAAGGACCAGGCGTGGGCGGCGGTGGTGGAATCGGACGCGCTGTCGAACGCGCTGGTCGAGGCCACGATCGCGGGGATGCAGCAGTCTTCGCAGCGGGCCCTGCTGGCGCCTTACACCGAGCGGTACTTCGAGGCGATCGAGCGGGTGTGGGCACAGCGGTCGATCCAGATCGGCATGGACGTGGTGAAGGGCCTCTACCCTGCCCTCCAGGACTCGCGGGCCACGCTGGAGGCCACGGACGCGTGGCTGGCCGCGCACGAGTCGGCGCCGCCGGCGCTGCGGCGGCTGGTGGTGGAGTCTCGTGACGACCTGGCCCGCGCGCTGCGCGCCCAGGCGTGTGACGCGGGCGCCGCCGACGGCGCTGCGACCGCCGGATAG
- a CDS encoding CGNR zinc finger domain-containing protein: MTAVPTTDPRPLTGEPLALDLVNTRWMPNGEPADLFAGAFGLSRLEGLGLWLESTGLAPRFRADKSTLVHLLTAREALARAVADPADADARELIDAVLEHGRIRATLTAEGPGERAEFDDPAWGPAWLAARDYLGLLGSAPDRIRKCASQTCVLHFHDTSRNGTRRWCSMAVCGNRAKASRHYARTRER, encoded by the coding sequence ATGACGGCAGTACCGACGACGGACCCCCGTCCGCTCACCGGGGAGCCGCTCGCCCTCGACCTGGTGAACACGCGCTGGATGCCGAACGGGGAGCCCGCCGACCTCTTCGCCGGGGCCTTCGGGCTGAGCCGCCTCGAAGGGCTGGGCCTCTGGCTCGAGAGCACGGGCCTGGCCCCCCGCTTCCGCGCCGACAAGTCGACCCTGGTCCACCTGCTGACCGCGCGCGAGGCGCTGGCCCGCGCCGTCGCGGACCCGGCCGACGCCGACGCCCGCGAACTGATCGACGCCGTACTGGAGCACGGCCGCATCCGGGCCACGCTCACCGCCGAAGGACCGGGCGAGCGGGCCGAGTTCGACGACCCGGCCTGGGGGCCGGCCTGGCTCGCGGCCCGCGACTACCTGGGCCTGCTGGGGTCCGCGCCGGACCGGATCCGCAAGTGCGCCTCACAGACGTGCGTGCTGCACTTCCACGACACCTCGCGCAACGGCACCCGGCGCTGGTGCTCGATGGCCGTCTGCGGCAACCGCGCCAAGGCCTCGCGCCACTACGCGCGCACGCGCGAGCGCTGA
- a CDS encoding pyridoxamine 5'-phosphate oxidase family protein, with product MDRYHQGSLAIQERVGVRTLAEHVGRSIGPGIRDVAAAFLALQPHLVVGAADGAGRLWASLLTGPPGFVRATGPDRIAVRGGLPDGDPLAGALAAAGTRVGTIALDPRTRRRMRLNGTLAVTPGGFAVAAEEVFSNCPKYLQKRQPLELVAEGPGTVRRSASLTPDQERAVRGADTFFISTTAEAGGADASHRGGMPGFVEVLSPTELRWPDYPGNAMFLTLGNLALDERAGLLFPDWEGGGLLQLSGRARTEFGADGGREVRFRVEAVVQSLHPGRLRWSAPEYSPANPGLPGAPHRGRTTR from the coding sequence ATGGACCGGTACCACCAGGGCTCCCTGGCCATCCAGGAGCGGGTCGGCGTCCGTACGCTCGCCGAGCACGTCGGCCGCTCGATCGGACCCGGCATCCGGGACGTGGCGGCCGCCTTCCTCGCCCTCCAGCCCCACCTCGTCGTCGGCGCCGCCGACGGCGCGGGACGGCTGTGGGCCTCGCTGCTCACCGGTCCGCCGGGCTTCGTCCGGGCCACCGGGCCGGACCGGATCGCGGTCCGCGGGGGCCTGCCGGACGGGGACCCGCTCGCCGGGGCGCTGGCCGCCGCCGGCACCCGGGTCGGCACCATCGCCCTCGACCCGCGCACCCGGCGCCGGATGCGGCTCAACGGCACCCTCGCCGTGACGCCCGGCGGCTTCGCGGTGGCGGCGGAGGAGGTCTTCTCCAACTGCCCGAAGTACCTGCAGAAGCGGCAGCCGCTGGAGCTGGTCGCCGAGGGTCCCGGAACCGTACGGCGCTCCGCGTCGCTCACCCCGGACCAGGAGCGGGCCGTGCGCGGCGCCGACACCTTCTTCATCTCCACCACGGCGGAGGCGGGCGGGGCCGACGCGAGCCACCGGGGCGGGATGCCGGGCTTCGTGGAGGTGCTCTCGCCCACCGAACTGCGCTGGCCGGACTATCCGGGCAACGCGATGTTCCTGACCCTGGGCAACCTCGCGCTCGACGAGCGGGCCGGACTCCTCTTCCCCGACTGGGAGGGCGGCGGGCTGCTCCAGCTGAGCGGGCGGGCCCGGACCGAGTTCGGAGCCGACGGGGGCCGCGAGGTCCGGTTCCGGGTGGAGGCGGTGGTGCAGAGCCTGCATCCGGGGCGGCTGCGCTGGAGCGCCCCGGAGTACTCCCCGGCGAACCCGGGCCTCCCGGGCGCCCCTCACCGGGGCAGGACCACCAGGTAG
- a CDS encoding superoxide dismutase: MAIYTLPELPYDYAALEPVINPQIIELHHDKHHAAYVAGANTTLEQLEEAREKENWGALNGLEKNLAFHLSGHILHSIYWHNMASPKTGEGGGEPTAADGVGDLADAITESFGSFAKFKKQLTFAASATQGSGWGVLAYEPISGRLIVEQVYDHQGNVGQASVPVLVFDAWEHAFYLQYKNQKVDFIEAMWNVVNWHDVARRYADAKANTPLLIPVKG, encoded by the coding sequence ATGGCCATCTACACGCTTCCTGAGCTTCCGTACGACTACGCGGCACTCGAGCCGGTGATCAACCCGCAGATCATCGAGCTGCACCACGACAAGCACCACGCGGCCTACGTCGCCGGCGCCAACACCACGCTGGAGCAGCTGGAGGAGGCGCGCGAGAAGGAGAACTGGGGCGCGCTGAACGGCCTGGAGAAGAACCTGGCCTTCCACCTCTCCGGCCACATCCTGCACAGCATCTACTGGCACAACATGGCCAGCCCGAAGACCGGCGAGGGCGGTGGCGAGCCGACCGCCGCGGACGGCGTCGGCGACCTCGCGGACGCGATCACCGAGTCCTTCGGCTCCTTCGCGAAGTTCAAGAAGCAGCTGACCTTCGCGGCCTCCGCCACGCAGGGCTCGGGCTGGGGCGTGCTCGCGTACGAGCCGATCAGCGGCCGTCTTATCGTCGAGCAGGTCTACGACCACCAGGGCAACGTCGGCCAGGCCTCGGTGCCGGTCCTGGTCTTCGACGCCTGGGAGCACGCCTTCTACCTGCAGTACAAGAACCAGAAGGTGGACTTCATCGAGGCGATGTGGAACGTCGTCAACTGGCACGACGTCGCCAGGCGCTACGCCGACGCCAAGGCCAACACCCCGCTGCTGATCCCCGTCAAGGGCTGA